The genomic region AATACTGGCGCAGCACGGCCGCGTAGATGGGGTAGAGCTTCCGCGCGGTGCGCCAGTGCGCCGCGATCTCCGTGAGCCGTGCCGGTGCGTGTGCGGCGCTCATGCCTGGATGATCCAATTCGCCGGCTTGGCGGTGAAGCGCGCAGCGATGGCTACGTGCCCGTCGTGATACTGCAAAGCGACGATGTCCGCCTCGGCGCGCAGGCTGCCATCGGCGTTCTCCAGATGGAGATGATCATCGAATTCGAGCGGCAGGGTGCAAGCGAACAGGACTTCGTCCGCGGTGCCGTACTCGATCAGCGTCTGCTCGGAAAGCTCACGTCCGCGGCCACCAGTCCCGGTGACTCGCACCGGGATCCGGACCGCGACTGCTTCCGGGAAGAACTGCGCTAATTTCGAGACGGAGCCTTCGCCTGCAGTCCGTGACGCGACCGCGACTTGCTGTGTCACCGATCTTCCTCGCGCCTCTCTCCTGGTTTTGGAGCGCGCCCGGGGGAATTGGGCGATCCAGAAAGAAGCCAAGTTGCGTCTGATTCACTCCCATCCGGCCGGCTGGTTTTCCGCCCGAACGCTGCGAAGGCGTGAAGAGACAGCTAGTAGAAATGCACGAGCACAGCCAAACGGTAGCGATTCTAAGTGGTTGGATTGAAAGGCCGTCTCACCGACTGGGGTCTGGGAAATCGGGATTGCCACGTCTCACCTTGACACAGTCTCACCGGTTTCAGCGGGCGACTGCGGCTGCGGCCTGGACTCCGATGCGGATGTTGTAGCGTTTTATCTTCCTATATAAGGTAGCGCGGCTGATGCCGAGGATCTCACGTGCCAGGTTCTTGTCGCCCCCCACCTGGTCGAAGACGCGCTGGATGGTCGCGCGCTCCATCTCTTCGAGGTGCATCGAAGAGGCATTGCTCTCGGCGACGCCGCTGCCGGAGCTCGCGGAGATGGACATCGACGGCACGCGCTCCGCCGGCGCAACCGTACTCGCGCCCTGGATGGAGGGTGGAAGGTCCGCAACATCGATCACCGTCTCGTTACCGAGGGCGACCGCGCGCTCGATGCAGTTCTCGAGCTCGCGCACGTTGCCCGGCCATTCATAGTTGAGCAGGCAGTTCATCGCCGCGTTCGATACTTGCAGGCCGCGGTTGGGAGCGATGCGCGAGAGGAACCAGCGCACCAGCGTGGGGATATCGGACTTGCGTTCGCGCAGCGCTGCCAGGTGCAGGGTGACGACGTTCAACCGGAAGTACAAATCTTTGCGGAAGGTGCCGGCTTTGTACGCGGTCTCGAGATCGCGATTGGTGGCAGCGATCACGCGCACGTCTACGCCGAATCTCTGATTGCTGCCCACCGGACGCACTTCCTTCTCCTGCAATACGCGCAGCATCTTGGCCTGCATCTCCATGGGAAGCTCGCCGATCTCGTCGAGGAAGATGGTGCCACCATCAGCGGCCTGGAACAGGCCGGCCTTGGTGCGGAGCGCGCCGGTGAAGGCGCCTTTCTCGTAGCCGAAGAGCTCGCTCTCGATGAGCGTCGGGACCAGCGAGCCGCAGTCCACTGCGACGAACGGTCGCTTGGCATAGATGCCGCCGAAGTGGATGGCGCGCGCGATCAGCTCTTTTCCGGTGCCACTCTCGCCCGTGATCAGCACCGGCGTGCGCGTATCCTTCAGGCGCGCGACCATGCGCAGCGCGTCCTGGATGCGCGCCGAGCTGCCCACGATGCCGTTCAGCTCCATCTGCGTGCGCACCTGCTCGAGCAGGAACTGGTTCTCGGCGACGAGGCGGACTTTCTCTGCCATGCGCTGCAGCACGATCTTCATCTCTTCCACGCGGAACGGTTTGGTGATGTAGTCGTAAGCACCGAGCCGCATGGCCTGCACCGCGCTCTCCACCGAGCCATAGCCGGTCATGATGGCGACCTCGGTGCGCGGCAACATCTTCTTCAGCGTGCCGAGGAACTCCAGGCCGTCCATGTTGGCCATCTTCAGGTCGACAAGCACGATGTCGGCGACGTTGGTCTCGAGATAAGCGAGCGCGGCTTCGGCACTCTCCGCTTCCGCGCACACGAAACCCTGCGACGCGCCGATCGTCATGCAGAGCTTGCGGATGCTCTGCTGGTCGTCGACGATAAGGAACCGCACG from Acidobacteriota bacterium harbors:
- a CDS encoding sigma-54 dependent transcriptional regulator; translated protein: MTQDFRVRFLIVDDQQSIRKLCMTIGASQGFVCAEAESAEAALAYLETNVADIVLVDLKMANMDGLEFLGTLKKMLPRTEVAIMTGYGSVESAVQAMRLGAYDYITKPFRVEEMKIVLQRMAEKVRLVAENQFLLEQVRTQMELNGIVGSSARIQDALRMVARLKDTRTPVLITGESGTGKELIARAIHFGGIYAKRPFVAVDCGSLVPTLIESELFGYEKGAFTGALRTKAGLFQAADGGTIFLDEIGELPMEMQAKMLRVLQEKEVRPVGSNQRFGVDVRVIAATNRDLETAYKAGTFRKDLYFRLNVVTLHLAALRERKSDIPTLVRWFLSRIAPNRGLQVSNAAMNCLLNYEWPGNVRELENCIERAVALGNETVIDVADLPPSIQGASTVAPAERVPSMSISASSGSGVAESNASSMHLEEMERATIQRVFDQVGGDKNLAREILGISRATLYRKIKRYNIRIGVQAAAAVAR